The sequence below is a genomic window from Homo sapiens chromosome 9 genomic patch of type FIX, GRCh38.p14 PATCHES HG1012_PATCH.
ctttctgcttcagcctcttgaatagctaagactgcaggcatgcaccaccatgcctggctaatttttaatttttttgtagagacagggtttcactgtgttgcctaggccagtcttgaacttctggcctcaagcaattctcccaccttggtcttccagagcactaggattacagatatgagccactgcacccagcctaaagtatacaatttaataGTACTTAGTGTTTTTGCatttgtacaaccatcaccacagtcaattttggaacattttcattactccaaaaaagaaaccatatacccattagcagttactTCTCACTTTCCCCATTCCCATGATCCCCAGCTCTAGGCAACCAATAGTCTTTGTCTCCATAGATTTCCcagttctggacatttcataaagatggaatcatacaatttgtgtctttttacgactgacttctttcactgagcataatgttttcaaggttatccatgttgtagcatatgtcagtgCTTCgttactttttattgctgaataatattccactgtatggatatatcacattttgtgtatccattgatggacatttgcgtGGTTTCTACCTTTGgatatggctgaataatattccatgaaatggatataccacattttgtttatccattgatggacatgtgggtgaTTTCTACCTTGTGGATAATGCTGCTGTGGACATTTATATGCAAATTTTGGTGTGAACATGTGTGTTCAGTTCTATTGGGTATATAGTTAGGAATGGAATCGCTGGGTTATATGtaactaagcttttttttttttttttttttttttttgatatggacttttgctcttgttgcccaggctggagtgcaatggcatggtcttggctcaccgcaacttctgcctcttgggtttaggcaattctcctgcctcagcctcgcaagtagccgggattacaggcatgtgccaccatgcctggctaattattttgtatttttagtagagatggggtttctccatgttggtcaggctggtctcaaactcccgaccccaggtgatccacctaactcggccttccaaagtgctgggattacaggtgtgagctaatGCGCCCGACTATATGTAACtaactttttaaggaacttcCATACTGCTTTTCTAAGCAGCTGCAGTATTTACACTCCTTCCAAAGGTGTATGAAGgctccaatttttccacatcttgccaacacttgttatttgtCTGCCTTTTGATTTCAGCTATCCTAGTGAGCACATAGTAATATctcatttatttgcatttccctaatggctcataaattttaaattgctctAGGTTAGGAATTGTCttatctttgttttctaaaaCACCTATAGTATTTTCCACGTATTAACTCTTAATGTTTGAATTTATATCctgtatttaaaaattgcaaGAAAAGGGAGGTGggccttaagattttttttttaacctctgttgAAAATGTGCTTTGCCCATATTGTGGCATCATAGTTGCACATTGTACTTTGTTTATTGATCCCTTATTGCCAAGCCCTATATAAGAAAGGACTTGATGAATGTTGATTAGACGAATGAATGGAGTTTTCTTCATATTCATCCTGGATTCTTGAGGTTGTCCCTGGGAACAGGTGGGCGTTCTGGTTCTGATAATGCTAATAATTCCTCAAAGATGTAAAGAGCATTAAAGACTTCACTTTAAACTggtatttccagaaaaaaagactTGCAAGCTTGAAAACTATTTCTGAAGTATAGTTTGACTTGTCTGTCTGTTGCATATTGTCAGAATTGTTATCATTTGTATAGGCAGCCCTAGATTGGTATTTGTCCCTTATCTGAGAAATTCTATGAAACATTAGCATGGTATATCAAGAGAGTTCATCACAGCAGTTAGATAATCATCATTGTAAGGCACACTtacaatacttaaaaataatacattaacgaaaaagtgatttttaaggttttaaagAAGATGTTAAAACCTGTCATTCAAATTATAAAGGAACTGTATTCAATTTTAGCTTATGTAGATATTGGCTGATAAGCATAAAGTGTTTAGTATTATCTTTAGAACTTTATTTTGCCAACACTAATTTAATCTTGCAAACAAAGCAGTTATTTCTTTGCAAATCATTTTGTAACAAAGAGGCCTTTCTATggttgtatttttacaaaaacatttatCCCAGTTAAAATGGAACACAATAACATTGTTTAGGATAGTTGCTGAAAtctgctaaaatacaaattgCAATGAGATAGTTTGGTGTTTTTTAGTTGTCCAAATACAGctttataattttgttgttttggtaTTCTGAGGCAAAAAGATTAGTTAATTTTGTGAATCTGTATGCCTTGGGTCCTTAGTACCTGGATGGCCTCTTACAAATCAAAAATATCATTCTATGTGCTATGTGGTGAGCTAGGGGGATGGATGTCATAATGGTGAGATCACAAATACCAGTGTGAAAGCTTTCCTGAAGAAGAGGTCAGAGAAAATGGTCTATTCCTTAAATGAATGCTTGTTACATTAATATACCTTCCTGTCATTTAAATATTGTCCTCAGAGTGATCAAAAAGGTCATGGCCTGTGGGTCTTTACTGCTAATGCTACTTCCTTcctcatttttagaaaaattactgTTAATAGAAATGATACACTCACTTTCTTTAACatgatatttctatatttaaaaagagcATAAGAAACCATTAACGTTTAATTTATGATTCCCACTTGtcattctaatttatatttttaaagatttacatTATTTTGAGTAAGTTCTAATCCTATGAAATGATGCAGATGTCACCAACAACTTAAATTCAATTCTGATCTTATACTAATacataattctaaatatattacTTTGAGTAATACATGTTTACTTAGATTTACTATATTAAGTATAGGTTTTGTGAAGTCGTAAGTGTATACCTATATAGTTTCTTGCTATTCTTGATTTTCATAATAATGAAGGTCAAAGTGCCCTTCTGCTCCTTCTTGTTCTGGGCTCTCATGAGCATTGTCAGGATCATCGTGATCTTcactttcatcatcatcatctggaAATCTCCTGAAAACTTGTGTCTTTAGTTGTATTGTTTGACCATTAGTGCTTCGTTGTTCACCATAATAAATAGTGTGTATATGAGGGAAGCAGAAGAAGATGTATGAGCTTATTGgttcttttagtttattttggtCCACACGAATGTATGTTAAATGGTGGTAATGTAGTGGGTCAATAGAAGGACACATCACTGTAAGATTCATctctgaaagaaataaattaaaaattaatcttgtattATAGTATAATCCATAGTTATAGCCATAATTCTATGTTAGATTTTATATTGTATGGGATATAATTctgttaattaaaatatttataaattgaattaggtttcctttttatattaatcaaataataaaaagaaaattaaattatgagttttatattaacaaaatatatatggcTTCATTGGCTTTTCTGATTAATAAATTCCTAGTAgaacaatctcaaaaaaaaattatctacaatCCCACTACTTAGGATACTCATATTTCTTCATGTACtctattatttctctcttttatatatatacatatataaaactgacaatttatacatatatataaaaaaatatatatatataaaattatatatttcttctttttttctttttttttttcctgttgcaaggagaaaaggaaacattgtGGAGAAAGTGAGTAAACTCAGAATACGCTCTGTATAAATTgtcagttatatatatatgtataaattatcagttatatatataaaagagaatatatattttttatatataaataaatatattatatatgtgtgtatatatatatatttatttatttatttatttatttatttattttattttttttttttttaagacagagttttgctctgtcatccaggccagaaagcagtggcatgatctcagctcactgcaacctccgattcctgggttcaagcaactctcatgcctcggcctcttaagtagctgggagtacaggcacatgccaccatgcctggctaatttttctatttttggtagagatgggacttcactatattgaccaggctgatctcgaactcctggcctcaagtgatccaccccacccgccttagcctcccaaagtgctctgattacaggcatgagccaccacgcccagcctatttctcaatatttaaggcaataaaatttaataaaaaggaCTATAAACTGAATAGCACACATTTCTCTGGGGCAGATTTCTGCCATTCCCTTAAGCAACTTCAAAACAACTATTTTCAGCAATGTCTAAAGCATAgcttattgaatatttttttctttaaaagatcaggattccattctttctctcttcaaaACACAATAAAAGTCTACAtactttctatttcattattttgtaggTATAGGTGTTCCAAATTTCTTGGAATATAGAATGCTTGCTTCAATTTGTTGTGTCCAACACTGAGTTCTACAATGTTGggaagattaaaaatattatatgggATGTCTTGTAGTTTGTTGTGTGACATTCTTAGAGTATGAAGTTTTGGAAGTTTGTCGAAGTATTTTTCGGGTATAGaagaaattgaattattttctaaagacAGATACATAAGTGAAGAAGGCAAACCAGGAGGCATTGATTCTAATCTGTTACTGCAGAGGTTGAGCTGCATTAGTTTTTCCATTTTGGCAAAGATTTTGTCTTTTAGCAGAGAATCATGAAGATAATTATAACAGAGATCAAGCATGGTCAAGTTTACTAGCCCATCCATAGCATTTGTCTGCAGTTTGGAGATTTCATTGTAACCAAGAAGGAGTCTTTCCAGAGATttaggaagaggaaatggaaatTCTTCTAAATTATTATGCTCTAGATGAAGTTGTAGTAGATTTGGAAGCTTAGCAAACACACCATAATCAATCTTTTGAGATTTAATTTTGTTGTGGCTGAGGTTAATTTCTTTAAGATGAGTTGCATTGATGAATGAATTTGCAGTCACAGCCTCAATTTCATTGAACTGAAGGTAGAGTTGCTGAATGTGCATCGGAATATTTGGGATAGTCTTGAGTTTGCGATTATCACAGTACATTGATGATGGAAAGTTAGTTGGACAGAAGCATTCACTGACACAGCCTAAAGTATACTGATGAAAAGGAACTCCGTAGTCTACATTTTGACGAAATGGGAATCCTGTTTGGTAATCATCATCTGGCTCTTGGTCATAGTCTTCATCCCACTGATAAGTTTCATATTGGCAATGTACTTTGactccaaaaaagaagaaaataacatatattgGACTTAAAAAacccatcttctttttttttttcctattgcaaggagaaaaggaaacattgtGGAGAAAGTGAGTAAACTCAGAATACGCTTTGTATAAATTCTCAGTTATATGAAATGTATTATACCTATGtctatatataaaagaatatccaGAAAGAATGGGCAGTGCTCAaaccaaaatttttttctttttttgtgacagtgtctcctctgtcacccaggctggagtgcagtggcacaatctcggctcactgcaacttctgcctcccaggctcccaggttcaagcaattctcatgcctcagcctcccaagtagctgggactacaggtgcatgccactatgcccagcttatttttgtattttttagtagagacaaggtttcgttgtgttgcccaagctggtctcaaactcctgacctcaagggatcctctggcctcggcctcccaaagtgctgggattacaggtgtgagccaccacgcctggcctcaaaccAAAATTAATGTTTAAGTACAAATGaagtgagttttttttcttttttctttttctttttctttttatttttgagatggagtcttgccttgtcacccagggtggagtgtagtggtgcaggcttggctcactgcagcctccacctccccggttcaagtgattctcctgcctcagcctcccaagtatctgggactacaggcgcgtgccaccacgcttggctaatttttgtattgttagtagagacggggtttctccatcttggccaggctggtctctaactcctgacctcaggtgatccacccacctcagcctctcaaagtgctgggattacaggcgtgagccactgcgcctggccgagattttttttttttttaagtcacataTTACACTGAACTTGAGTCAAAAGTCTGGTATACTAGACTTTCTACTAAGTAACCATCTTTTAAGAGTCCCAGTTTCTCTTGCTTACTAGGGTATAGATCTATGATAATAGCATGACATCAGTCAACTACAGTCTGATCCCTCCACTGTAAATGCTGTGTGTTCTTTGGAATTACCTGATCCTTTAATGATGGTCACTGCCTGGGGGAGGAAAGACCTTTATTTTAGTTAGAGAGCTTTTGCCTGGGAGATTCTACAACTTCTATTTGCTGATACCTTTTTCTGCCCTTCAGAAGAACGTGAAATGCTCCCTTTTGTGTGATAACTTCAGATATTTAGAAATAGTATTCatgtttccttttaatattttctgtccAAAACTAACAGCACCATCAAATTTTCCTCATGAAACAGTTTCCAGAATCCAATTATTTAGTCTCCGACTCTGCTTGAATAACTACTTTAAATCCTAAAGACATACAGTGTTTACATTCTACAAAGTTCAAgtgtctttacatttttcttcctagcttccttttttccattaatatatttaagttttagatacaaaaatattattaaaaacacaCTGTCCTTGTCTCCCAGGTGTTTAAAGTCTTGTGGAGAATCAAATACACGTGCAGTAGAATGCAGGAGGAGGATATTGTGTGGAAAAGAATTGCAAAAGGGCACACTTCACAATGAACACTCAGTGCTGAAACTTGAAGTTCTAGGGAAGGGTCAATTATGTCCCAGATGAGAAGCCTGAAACCTATATTTCATTTCTGTCACTTAACATATCTGCCTCTTGcctcatcaataaaataagaattgcAATTATAGCTGAATTATACCTTGGCTGCTTATCTTGTATGTTgccttgtgtctttttttttttttttttttgagatggagtcttgctctgttgcccagactggagtgcagtggtgcgatctcggctcactgcagccaccacctcctgggtttaagcaattctcctgcctcagcctccccagtagctgggattacaggtgcactccaccacacccggctaatttttgtatttttagtagagatggagtttcaccatgttgaccaggctgctctcgaactcctgacctcatgatccacccaccttgggctcccaaagtgctgggattacgggcgtgagccactgcatccagcctcctTGTGTCATATCTTGCCTGCTTATCCGCCTGGTCGTTGTTAGCATTGTATGAGCT
It includes:
- the OMD gene encoding osteomodulin precursor translates to MGFLSPIYVIFFFFGVKVHCQYETYQWDEDYDQEPDDDYQTGFPFRQNVDYGVPFHQYTLGCVSECFCPTNFPSSMYCDNRKLKTIPNIPMHIQQLYLQFNEIEAVTANSFINATHLKEINLSHNKIKSQKIDYGVFAKLPNLLQLHLEHNNLEEFPFPLPKSLERLLLGYNEISKLQTNAMDGLVNLTMLDLCYNYLHDSLLKDKIFAKMEKLMQLNLCSNRLESMPPGLPSSLMYLSLENNSISSIPEKYFDKLPKLHTLRMSHNKLQDIPYNIFNLPNIVELSVGHNKLKQAFYIPRNLEHLYLQNNEIEKMNLTVMCPSIDPLHYHHLTYIRVDQNKLKEPISSYIFFCFPHIHTIYYGEQRSTNGQTIQLKTQVFRRFPDDDDESEDHDDPDNAHESPEQEGAEGHFDLHYYENQE